Sequence from the Gemmatimonadales bacterium genome:
CGACATCGGGTGGGAGGGACTGCTGGGCGCCTTCTTCCCGGCGCCCACGGGCGACGCCGCCCTCGTGCGGTACCTGCGGATGCCCCGTGTCCTCTTGGCCTTCCTTGTGGGCGGCGCGCTCTCGGTGGCGGGGGCCTCGCTCCAGGCCCTGGTGAGGAATCCCCTCGCCGACCCGTACCTGGTCGGATTGTCCGGCGGGGCGGGTCTCGGCGCCGTCCTGGCCATCGCGCTCCACCTCGGCGGCGTGTGGGCGGTGCCGATCGCTGCGTTCGCTGGTGCGCTGGGCGCCGTCGCCATCGTCTACCGACTCAGCGTCGTCACGGGGCGCCGACTCGATCCCCATGTCCTCCTGCTCGGCGGCGTCGTCGTCGGGGCCTTCGCCGGTTCCCTGATGAGCGCGGTAATCATTCTTGCGCCTGCGGCGGAACTGCGCAGTGCCATGCTATGGCTCCTCGGGGGCTTCGGCATGGCTTCGTGGCCGGCGGTCGTGATTTTTGCCGCGTACGCCCTGGTGCCGCTCGGCCTGCTCGCCGCGAGTGCCCGCGGGCTCGACCTCCTCACGCTCGGGGAGGAGAACGCGCAGCACCTCGGCGCCGAGGTGGAAGTGCTCAAGCGGCGGGTGTATCTGTCGGTGGCGGCGCTCACGGGAGCCGCCGTCGCCGTGTCCGGTATCATCGGATTCGTCGGGCTCGTGGTGCCGCACGTGATGCGGCGGTGGGGCGGGCCGTTGCACCGGCAACTCCTCCCGGCGGCGTTTCTGGCCGGTGGTGGGTTCCTCGTGCTGTCCGATCTCCTGGCGCGGAGCCTGTTCCGGCCGATGGAACTGCCCGTCGGCGTCGTCACGGCGCTGGTCGGGGTGCCGATCTTTGCCCTCCAACTGCGGCGGTCGATGCAATGACGCTGCGCGGCGTGAATCTCGGCGTCCGGTATCCCGGCGCACCGCTCCCGGCGCTCCGGCAGGTGAACTGCGAGGTGGCGCCAGGGCGCCTGCTGGCCG
This genomic interval carries:
- a CDS encoding iron ABC transporter permease, giving the protein MTRGRWTVLLGAAALALLAGLVAGAVDIGWEGLLGAFFPAPTGDAALVRYLRMPRVLLAFLVGGALSVAGASLQALVRNPLADPYLVGLSGGAGLGAVLAIALHLGGVWAVPIAAFAGALGAVAIVYRLSVVTGRRLDPHVLLLGGVVVGAFAGSLMSAVIILAPAAELRSAMLWLLGGFGMASWPAVVIFAAYALVPLGLLAASARGLDLLTLGEENAQHLGAEVEVLKRRVYLSVAALTGAAVAVSGIIGFVGLVVPHVMRRWGGPLHRQLLPAAFLAGGGFLVLSDLLARSLFRPMELPVGVVTALVGVPIFALQLRRSMQ